In Alosa sapidissima isolate fAloSap1 chromosome 4, fAloSap1.pri, whole genome shotgun sequence, the following are encoded in one genomic region:
- the etnk2 gene encoding ethanolamine kinase 2, protein METEIHVPVGSPAIRKFPILVDEHNVVGGAMKLIKELRPAWDIKLVKTKLFTDGTTNKLVGCYTEADPEDVVLVRVYGNRTELIVDRDNELRSFQVLHANGCAPRLYCSFQNGICYEFMQGDALGTQDVRDPVLRRLIAREMARIHAIHAHNGCIPKPNLWIKMRKYFSLVATEFTAEASNSRIQQEVPSQEILEQEMTWMKEHLSQLGSPVVLCHNDLLCKNIIHNDKEGHVRFIDYEYSSYNYQAFDIGNHFNEFAGMSEPDFGLYPSRDMQLEWLHTYLQNYKLYTKKGEEVSQQELETLYVQVNKFALASHFFWGFWALIQAKYSSIDFDFLGYAVLRFNQYFKTKPALMALTVPE, encoded by the exons ATGGAGACGGAAATACACGTGCCTGTTGGCTCACCGGCAATAAGAAAATTTCCAATATTAGTCGACGAACATAATGTTGTCGGTGGGGCCATGAAGTTGATAAAAGAGCTGCGACCAGCATGGGACATAAAGCTCGTAAAGACCAAG CTCTTCACCGATGGCACGACCAACAAGCTCGTGGGCTGCTACACCGAGGCCGACCCAGAGGACGTAGTGCTGGTGCGCGTCTATGGCAACCGCACAGAACTGATCGTGGACCGGGACAACGAGCTGCGCAGCTTCCAGGTCCTCCACGCCAACGGCTGCGCCCCGCGCCTCTACTGCTCCTTCCAGAACGGCATCTGCTACGAGTTCATGCAGGGCGACGCACTGGGGACGCAGGACGTCCGGGACCCCGTACTGCGGAG ACTCATAGCCAGAGAGATGGCACGCATCCACGCTATCCATGCACACAACGGCTGCATCCCTAAACCCAACCTGTGGATCAAGATGCGCAAGTACTTCTCCCTAGTTGCCACAGAATTCACCGCAGAGGCCTCCAACAGCAG AATCCAACAGGAAGTTCCCAGCCAGGAAATACTGGAACAGGAAATGACCTGGATGAAGGAGCACCTCTCTCAGCTGGGTTCTCCTGTTGTGCTGTGCCACAATGACCTGCTCTGCAAAAACATCATCCACAACGACAAAGAAG GCCATGTCCGGTTCATAGATTATGAATATTCTAGTTATAATTACCAGGCTTTTGACATTGGGAACCACTTCAATGAATTTGCTG gCATGAGTGAGCCAGATTTCGGCCTGTACCCCAGTCGGGACATGCAGTTGGAATGGCTCCACACGTACTTGCAGAACTACAAACTGTACAccaagaaaggagaggaagtcAGTCAGCAGGAGCTGGAGACTCTCTACGTGCAAGTCAACAAGTTTGCCCTG GCCTCGCATTTCTTCTGGGGTTTCTGGGCACTTATCCAGGCCAAATACTCCTCCATCGACTTCGACTTCCTCGG